CTTATCGAAGGACACATGCACGTGGTCGTAGTGATTGGCGGTCGGGCTCCCACGGTCTTCCATGTACGACCAACCGCCGCCGTCGTTGTACCGCTGCTGCCAGATCACGTAGGTCACTCCGAAACGCTGCTGATTGGCCAACACGAAGTCGGCGATCGCGTCGCCGCGCGCGGAATCGGGTGTCATGAAATCGAGCGCCAAGCCGGCACCGTGATCGCCGTCGCCACGACCGACTGCGCCGCCGATGTCGGTGACGCCGAACGTCTTCTTGAGCAGGTTGCCCACCTGTGCCACGTGCGGCTGTGCGCCGACGAGTTCCGTCGAGCACGGGACGGAGGGAGGCGGTGGCGGCAGGTGCTGTACGGCCTTCTTGGCCGATGGTGGTGGTCGATCGACTGCGGCCGCTGGTGGCGCAGGCGCCGACCGAGTCGTTGACGGCACGGCAGTACGGGCCGGGTCGGTTCCGACGGCAGACGACGGCGGCGAATCGACAGCCGCGGCATGCTGAGCAGCCGGGCCCGGTCGGATCGCCACCCACAGCACGACGGCGACAGTGGCCACGATGCCACACACAGCCAGGGGAGTGAGCTTCCAGGCTGCGGTCCGTTTGCGATGTTGACCAGGCATTATGTCGATCACCGGTTACTGTCGAGAAAAGGTCACCGTTACATTACGAAACGGTCGCGGAAATGTCACGTCGGCGTGGTCGATGGGGCACCTTTGAGCCAAGAGGAGGAGAAGTGCCCATACCTGGCGTCCGCGAACAAGTTCTGAAGAAGCTCGGCCGCCGATAACCGATCTGACCCTATCGGAGCAACAACTCCAGAACAGCGCGGATTCACTGCATCCCGACGGGTCGCATTCCGGTACCCGACGCCAGGCAGCTCGGAACACTCACCCGAAGCGATAGCTGTGCACCCAACGGCCTCGGCCAGTAGCCTGTGCCGGTGGGGCGGATGGACAATGCACCGAGGACAGCGGCACGACCGGGCATCGCACTGGCAGCGGTCACCGCCGTACTGTTCGTAACCTTCCTCGACACCACGGTCGTCAGTGTGGCGCTCGGCGATATCCGGCACGAGCTGAGTGCTGACGTGACGCTGCTGCAGTGGGTGGTCAATGCCTACATCGTGGTCTTCGCCGCCCTCATGCTGGCGGGCGGATCACTCGGTGACCGCTGGGGTCGCAAGCGGGTCATGATCGTCGGATTGGCGATCTTCTGTGCCGGATCGGTGATTGCGGCGCTTGCGGCCAGTGTGCCGGTGCTTATCGCCGGTCGCGCGATCATGGGCTTGGGAGCAGCCGCCTCGGAACCAGGCACCCTGTCGGTATTGCGACACATCTTCCCCGATGACCGAGCTCGTGCGAGGGCACTGGGCGTGTGGGCGGCGGTGTCCGGCCTGGCGCTGGCGGCCGGACCGGTACTGGGCGGAGTGCTGGTCCACGCGTACGGGTGGCGCTCGATCTTCTGGTTCAACCTGGGGATCGGGGCGGCGGCGCTCGCTGCCGCGCTGTGGTCCGTCCCGGAAAGCGCCGACCCGCGCCCAGGGCCCATCGACTGGGCCGGATTCCTGCTCGGCGCCACCTTCCTCGGGTCGGTGATCTACGCCGCGACCAGCGGCGAGGATCGAGGCTACACCGCGCCTTCGGTGATCGCGCTGTTTGCGCTCGGTGGTATCGCTTTCGTCGCTTTCGTCGCAGTCGAAGCACGGGCCCGCGCTCCCATGCTCGACTTTCGATATCTGTGCCTG
The DNA window shown above is from Nocardia sp. NBC_01730 and carries:
- a CDS encoding MFS transporter codes for the protein MDNAPRTAARPGIALAAVTAVLFVTFLDTTVVSVALGDIRHELSADVTLLQWVVNAYIVVFAALMLAGGSLGDRWGRKRVMIVGLAIFCAGSVIAALAASVPVLIAGRAIMGLGAAASEPGTLSVLRHIFPDDRARARALGVWAAVSGLALAAGPVLGGVLVHAYGWRSIFWFNLGIGAAALAAALWSVPESADPRPGPIDWAGFLLGATFLGSVIYAATSGEDRGYTAPSVIALFALGGIAFVAFVAVEARARAPMLDFRYLCLPAVRGALVVAFAVYFGIFSIFFFTALYLQVMQSYSGARTATVFAPMAAAIVIGSLAAGFWVARRGARTPMIIGCAVGAGGILLTRHTLAGPLHDLPLAGAMAVAGAGFGIAVVPLTSAVLSGVPAEHSGMAAAVTNTMRQVGSAFGVAVLGALVNSFLTSDLKARMNELGLPTALQPNAIDAVERGRIPEGTDITPYLQYLSKVSEVLNTGKTAFHHGLDVALLVSAALILAAAAFTALDAACHRADIT